A region from the Lolium perenne isolate Kyuss_39 chromosome 4, Kyuss_2.0, whole genome shotgun sequence genome encodes:
- the LOC127292044 gene encoding calmodulin-binding receptor-like cytoplasmic kinase 2 isoform X2, with product MKQHPQQRPYQNPPPMESSASRRQRRASTSSMSSGQQVSGISDFSRAASDGYPYPSFTSSDAAASYRRQPSSYSAPFSQVSRSSTRSSSSSFSAAARGVAGVFGTCFVPRVRKDATEEEREASRGSRSAGFSQGSRSGGFSQGSRGAGVHASTDSGPGKESSGLTVADISRATSNFSEKNMVKQGASSSIYKGKLKDGSEVAVKRARKLNGQYLSTELSRELETLQKIEHQNLVRFLGFLEQREETLIVVEYVDNGSLREHLDESRGTGLELAQRLNIAIDVAHAITYLHGYAERAVIDRDIRSTNVLLTGALSAKVAGFGLARMAADDGPDATHVTTRAVGTAGYVDPEYMVTLQLTDKSDVYSFGVLLVELVTGRPPIERRPGLDPRATTKWAMQKFRGGDAVVAMDPRMRRSPASVAAVEGMLRLAELCVAPARKDRPSMRRCTEALWTVRRDYHRRQEPRQDASPGIATGDRSAEWVSR from the exons ATGAAACAACATCCGCAGCAACGACCGTATCAAAATCCTCCTCCCATGGAATCGTCTGCGTCGAGGAGGCAGAGGCGAGCGAGCACCAGCAGCATGAGCAGCGGCCAGCAAGTCTCAGGCATCAGCGACTTCAGCAGGGCGGCTTCCGACGGGTACCCGTACCCttccttcacctcctccgacgccgCCGCCTCCTACCGGCGGCAGCCCTCGTCGTACAGCGCGCCGTTTTCCCAGGTGAGCCGGAGCTCCacccgcagcagcagcagctcgttCAGCGCGGCGGCGCGGGGCGTCGCGGGGGTGTTCGGCACCTGCTTCGTGCCCCGGGTCAGGAAGGATGCGACGGAGGAAGAACGGGAGGCTTCTCGGGGGAGCCGGAGTGCCGGGTTTTCTCAGGGCAGCAGAAGTGGAGGTTTTTCTCAGGGGAGCAGGGGCGCAGGTGTACATGCCTCCACAGATTCAG GGCCGGGCAAAGAAAGTTCAGGGCTCACAGTTGCAGATATATCCAGGGCAACATCAAACTTCAGTGAGAAGAACATGGTGAAGCAGGGAGCTTCTTCCAGCATCTACAAAGGGAAGCTCAAGGATGGGTCCGAGGTTGCCGTTAAACGCGCTAGAAAG TTAAACGGTCAGTATCTGTCTACTGAGCTTAGCAGGGAGCTCGAAACGCTTCAGAAGATCGAGCATCAGAATCTGGTCAGGTTCCTTGGGTTCCTGGAGCAGAGAGAAGAAACACTGATCGTCGTCGAGTACGTCGACAATGGCTCCTTAAGGGAACACTTGGATG AATCGCGCGGAACCGGGTTAGAACTCGCGCAGCGGCTCAACATCGCGATCGATGTTGCTCATGCCATCACCTACCTGCACGGATACGCAG AACGGGCGGTGATCGACCGGGACATCCGGTCGACGAACGTGCTGCTGACGGGCGCGCTGTCGGCGAAGGTGGCAGGGTTCGGGCTGGCGAGGATGGCGGCGGACGACGGGCCGGATGCGACGCACGTGACGACGCGGGCAGTGGGCACCGCCGGGTACGTGGACCCGGAGTACATGGTCACGCTCCAGCTCACCGACAAGAGCGACGTCTACTCCTTCGGCGTCCTCCTCGTCGAGCTCGTCACCGGCCGCCCACCCATCGAGCGCCGCCCCGGCCTTGACCCACGCGCCACTACCAAATGG GCGATGCAGAAGTTCAGGGGAGGGGACGCGGTGGTGGCCATGGACCCGAGGATGCGGAGGAGCCCGGCGTCCGTGGCGGCGGTCGAGGGgatgctgcggctggccgagctgTGCGTCGCGCCGGCGAGGAAGGACCGGCCATCGATGCGGCGGTGCACCGAGGCGCTATGGACCGTGCGGCGGGACTACCACCGGAGGCAAGAGCCGCGGCAGGACGCGTCTCCGGGCATCGCCACCGGAGACAGGAGCGCCGAGTGGGTGAGCCGATGA
- the LOC127292043 gene encoding polyubiquitin-like, with amino-acid sequence MARCATTHQEQEEQLAGAMVQCSVENKAVDAVVECSRAPVVACCICMEAWTSDGEHRACCLVFCGHVETMLRRCGGPLRRPKCPQCGNYFERKEILDLYMTEYQWDDYCHNKIFVQIHKGKTVTLEVRISDTVDSVKAKIRDMEGIPPNEQHLIYAGYRMEEGHTLGEYSIRKESTILLEFDLQIFVKTLADKPIPLKVRSLNTICAVNWELQDQYRGLQHKHRGLEDRPGRLIFNGEELLYSFTLADYGIQNGSTLEHDLGVEEKMEISVIETLTGMIFPLEVTAIDTIDNVKANIQDNHGFPMGQQRIIFANRQLEDGLALADHNIQNKSTLLLVLCNPCPRGKMHIYVKTLINKVYTLEVESSDTVYDVMAMIQRKSDIPTNVQRLIFGGKQLEVNQTLTHYNIEMYSVLYLVLRIG; translated from the exons ATGGCGCGATGTGCCACTACCCACCAGGAGCAGGAGGAGCAACTCGCCGGAGCTATGGTTCAGTGCAGCGTCGAGAACAAGGCGGTAGACGCCGTCGTGGAGTGCTCGAGGGCTCCGGTGGTGGCTTGCTGCATCTGCATGGAGGCTTGGACATCCGACGGCGAGCACCGCGCCTGCTGCCTCGTCTTCTGCGGGCATGTGGAGACGATGCTGCGCCGCTGCGGCGGACCCCTCCGCAGGCCTAAG TGCCCGCAGTGCGGCAACTACTTTGAACGCAAGGAAATCCTTGATCTCTACATGACCGAATATCAATGGGACGACTATTGCCATAACAAG ATCTTTGTCCAGATCCACAAGGGAAAGACCGTCACCCTAGAGGTCAGGATTTCAGACACAGTTGACAGCGTGAAAGCCAAGATTCGTGACATGGAGGGAATCCCTCCAAACGAACAACACCTCATCTATGCTGGTTATAGGATGGAGGAAGGACACACCTTGGGTGAATACAGCATCCGAAAGGAGTCTACTATTCTTCTCGAGTTTGATCTCCAGATTTTTGTGAAGACCCTTGCTGACAAACCAATCCCTCTCAAGGTTAGGTCATTAAATACCATCTGCGCTGTCAACTGGGAGCTTCAGGATCAGTACCGCGGGCTTCAGCATAAGCACCGTGGGCTTGAGGATCGGCCCGGCAGACTCATCTTCAACGGAGAGGAGCTACTATACAGCTTTACATTGGCTGACTATGGCATCCAGAATGGATCCACTCTCGAACATGATCTCGGTGTTGAAGAAAAGATGGAAATATCTGTCATCGAGACACTAACGGGCATGATATTTCCTCTCGAAGTTACAGCTATAGATACCATCGACAATGTTAAGGCAAACATTCAAGATAATCATGGGTTTCCCATGGGCCAACAACGCATCATCTTTGCCAACCGGCAGCTTGAGGACGGCCTCGCCCTGGCGGACCACAACATCCAGAATAAATCAACCCTTCTCCTTGTCCTATGCAACCCATGTCCGAGAGGTAAGATGCACATCTATGTGAAGACATTAATAAACAAGGTTTACACTCTTGAGGTTGAGAGCTCAGATACCGTCTACGATGTGATGGCGATGATCCAGCGTAAGAGTGACATCCCCACTAACGTTCAACGCCTAATCTTTGGTGGCAAGCAACTTGAAGTCAATCAGACcctgacacactacaacatagagATGTATTCCGTCCTCTATCTGGTGCTGAGGATTGGTTGA
- the LOC127292044 gene encoding calmodulin-binding receptor-like cytoplasmic kinase 2 isoform X1 yields MKQHPQQRPYQNPPPMESSASRRQRRASTSSMSSGQQVSGISDFSRAASDGYPYPSFTSSDAAASYRRQPSSYSAPFSQVSRSSTRSSSSSFSAAARGVAGVFGTCFVPRVRKDATEEEREASRGSRSAGFSQGSRSGGFSQGSRGAGVHASTDSAGPGKESSGLTVADISRATSNFSEKNMVKQGASSSIYKGKLKDGSEVAVKRARKLNGQYLSTELSRELETLQKIEHQNLVRFLGFLEQREETLIVVEYVDNGSLREHLDESRGTGLELAQRLNIAIDVAHAITYLHGYAERAVIDRDIRSTNVLLTGALSAKVAGFGLARMAADDGPDATHVTTRAVGTAGYVDPEYMVTLQLTDKSDVYSFGVLLVELVTGRPPIERRPGLDPRATTKWAMQKFRGGDAVVAMDPRMRRSPASVAAVEGMLRLAELCVAPARKDRPSMRRCTEALWTVRRDYHRRQEPRQDASPGIATGDRSAEWVSR; encoded by the exons ATGAAACAACATCCGCAGCAACGACCGTATCAAAATCCTCCTCCCATGGAATCGTCTGCGTCGAGGAGGCAGAGGCGAGCGAGCACCAGCAGCATGAGCAGCGGCCAGCAAGTCTCAGGCATCAGCGACTTCAGCAGGGCGGCTTCCGACGGGTACCCGTACCCttccttcacctcctccgacgccgCCGCCTCCTACCGGCGGCAGCCCTCGTCGTACAGCGCGCCGTTTTCCCAGGTGAGCCGGAGCTCCacccgcagcagcagcagctcgttCAGCGCGGCGGCGCGGGGCGTCGCGGGGGTGTTCGGCACCTGCTTCGTGCCCCGGGTCAGGAAGGATGCGACGGAGGAAGAACGGGAGGCTTCTCGGGGGAGCCGGAGTGCCGGGTTTTCTCAGGGCAGCAGAAGTGGAGGTTTTTCTCAGGGGAGCAGGGGCGCAGGTGTACATGCCTCCACAGATTCAG CAGGGCCGGGCAAAGAAAGTTCAGGGCTCACAGTTGCAGATATATCCAGGGCAACATCAAACTTCAGTGAGAAGAACATGGTGAAGCAGGGAGCTTCTTCCAGCATCTACAAAGGGAAGCTCAAGGATGGGTCCGAGGTTGCCGTTAAACGCGCTAGAAAG TTAAACGGTCAGTATCTGTCTACTGAGCTTAGCAGGGAGCTCGAAACGCTTCAGAAGATCGAGCATCAGAATCTGGTCAGGTTCCTTGGGTTCCTGGAGCAGAGAGAAGAAACACTGATCGTCGTCGAGTACGTCGACAATGGCTCCTTAAGGGAACACTTGGATG AATCGCGCGGAACCGGGTTAGAACTCGCGCAGCGGCTCAACATCGCGATCGATGTTGCTCATGCCATCACCTACCTGCACGGATACGCAG AACGGGCGGTGATCGACCGGGACATCCGGTCGACGAACGTGCTGCTGACGGGCGCGCTGTCGGCGAAGGTGGCAGGGTTCGGGCTGGCGAGGATGGCGGCGGACGACGGGCCGGATGCGACGCACGTGACGACGCGGGCAGTGGGCACCGCCGGGTACGTGGACCCGGAGTACATGGTCACGCTCCAGCTCACCGACAAGAGCGACGTCTACTCCTTCGGCGTCCTCCTCGTCGAGCTCGTCACCGGCCGCCCACCCATCGAGCGCCGCCCCGGCCTTGACCCACGCGCCACTACCAAATGG GCGATGCAGAAGTTCAGGGGAGGGGACGCGGTGGTGGCCATGGACCCGAGGATGCGGAGGAGCCCGGCGTCCGTGGCGGCGGTCGAGGGgatgctgcggctggccgagctgTGCGTCGCGCCGGCGAGGAAGGACCGGCCATCGATGCGGCGGTGCACCGAGGCGCTATGGACCGTGCGGCGGGACTACCACCGGAGGCAAGAGCCGCGGCAGGACGCGTCTCCGGGCATCGCCACCGGAGACAGGAGCGCCGAGTGGGTGAGCCGATGA